The window AGTTTGTATTCAAATGAGAATCAACAATTTCTACCTTTTTTACGTGATGatctgaagaagaaagaagatgaaatgaacTTAGAATCACTCAGAGAACACAACCGTTTTCAGATATAACCCAAACAACTCAACAACTTGAAATACAAAGTGAGAAGAAAATGATCGGATGATGATGAGAGAAAACAAGAAGttgttttgaatttgaaaaaaagtaAATGAGCCCCGctcatttcttcttctttttaataaaaaaacggGTCATGGACCTGGGTCAACCCGCGTGTCTACCCAGATCGAGTCTGATGGGCTTTTTGACATATTTGGGCTTGGCAATACACATTGGGCTTAGaatctttttgaattttctcataAAATTGGGctaaaaaaaggtttttatttttaaaaaaatagaagaaaagtaaaaaaaatctttttgactttttatcttttccaattttgtatttgatttttagattttagaaaaacacacaaatgaaagtaaattttaaacataacgaacaaaaataaaacacacaGATTTACATGCATTTGCAAACTCCCCCTCGAATTAAGCATATAAGAGAAAGATTAatttacaaactccccctaaaatcatgcattctaccctttttctccccctcaaacattgcatgtaatattaagtaaaacacatcaatgtttgaaacTATTAATTGAACACAGAATACATACCATGAAAGCatttaagtttgtaaatcaaGCATGCCTAGTTTGgttttaagaaaattaaacctTTGTTCATCCAGTGCTTTAGTGAAAAGGTCAACCAACTGGTACGCAGTGGGaacaaaatagagttcgatgttacctttctcaacatgatctttaataaaatggtaacgaacatctatatgctttgttttagtatattgtaCTGGATTGCAggatatagcaatggcactcttgGGATCACAGTAGATGGGAATTCTGTCAAACTGAAATCCATAATCAGTtaattgtgtcttcatccatagaacttgtgaacaacaactAGCTACagcaacatattcagcttctgcagtagatgtagatacacaattctgcttctttgaataCCAACTTACCAACCTATCCCCTAAAAACTGTACACTTCCCAAAGTGCTCTTCTTATCCAACTTACAACCTGCACGGCCAGCATCTGAGTATGCAACTAATTGAAAGCCGGTATCCTTTGGATACCACAAACCAAGGTTCACTGTGCCTTTAAGGTAACGGCAAATCTGTTTGACAGCCTGAAAATGACTTTCTTTGGGATTGGCCTGGTACCTTGCACACATACATGTGGAAAACATAATATCCGGGCGACTGGCAGTCAAATACATGAGTGACCCTATCATACTgcgatatttcttttgatcaaaagatttgCCATTTAAATCAGCATGAATTTTTGTTCGAGTTTCCATGGGTGTTCCAATTGGTTGacaatttatcatatcaaactttttcaacatgtcatgaatatacttattttgacaaataaatgtaccaTTTGACAGCTGTTTGACTTGGAgaccaaggaaaaagtttaagtgacatcatactcatttcaatcATGCTGATCATTAGTGCAGAAAAATTCTTACGGTACTTAGGGTTTGTCGACccaaaaattatgtcatcaacatatatctggATTAAAATAATGTCACTACCTTGTCTTTTAATGAACAAGGTAGTATCAATTGAACCTTTATTAAATCCAGATTTCAGGAGAAAAGCAGTGAGAGCGTGATACCATGCACGTGGAGCttgtttcaaaccatacaaagcCTTACTTAACCTGTAGACATAATTTGGATGTTCAGAGTTCACAAagccttctggttgttcaacatagacttcttctttgagaactccatttaaaaatgttgttttgacatccatctgatatACGGTAAAGTTCTTGTAAGCAGCATAGGCAAGAAACATCCGTATTGCTTCAATTCATGAAACGGGTGCAAAcgtctcatcataatcaattcCATCTTGTTGGCAATATCCCTTTGtaaccaaacgtgctttgttGCGTacaacaactccattttcatcctttttgttcttgaataTCCACTTTGTTTTGATTGGTTCTTTGTTCTTGTAAGAATTTGGAACCAATCGCCACACTTGAAGCCTttcaaattgattgagttcttccTGCATAGCCTTCACCCAATCAGGACTACCTAGTGCTTCATTCACTGTTTTTGGCTCAACTTTACTTAGGAAATTCATGAACATGCATTCATTCACAGATGTAGATCTTGTATGTATTCCGGAGTCTGGATTACCAATGATCTGAGTAATTGGATGAGATCTTGTCCATTTGGTTGAATGAGAAAGAGGTTCATGTGGATTATTTAATTCTTCAGTATCGACGAACGTCGTAGTATGTTGTGTAGTTATTTGTTCAAATGAAGTTGCCAGTGGTTCATCAAAATCTTCAGTGGCATAAACTTATGGGTTCGTTGCAGGACTTGTCACTTGGGAAATATGAGTATGTGGTCCTTGAGACTTAGAAGTGGCAGTTAGAAGATGAGATTCAGATAATGGTGAAGATATATCTGAATTGAGTGATGGTGATGACTCATCGTCTCTATTTGGTGCTGAAGAAGTATTCATTGTACTGGACACTGCATTTGTTTCTAGAACAGGTTCAGACATTCTTGGGTGATCatggtagaattcttcaaacaaAATATTCAAATCCTCTATTGCTGGAGTACTAAAATGAGATTTGACATTGGAAGCGGTTATTGTTGCGGAAGCTTGTGGTCGGTTAAGTTCGGGTCTTGAACTGTTTTGTTCAAGAACCATTCCAGATAGTTCATCAAATCGAACATTCATACTCTCAACTATATTCTTCGTCCAATGATTGTAGACACGATACGCAATCGATTCTCTGGAATACCCAGTAAAATATGCCTCATCTCCTTTTGGTTCAAGTTTATCCAAATTGTCTAGATCATTGAGTACATAacaaacacatccaaaaatatggaagaagTTCACATTGGGTTTCCTCTTGTTGATCACCTCATATGGAGTTTTATCAAATCTCTTGTTGATAATGGACCTATTCTGTGTAAAACAAGCAGTAGCTACAACTTCAGCCCAAAGATTTGGAGGTAGCTTTGAATAGGCAAGCATTGTTCTGgctgcttcaacaagagtgcgattTCGATGTTCaacaactccattttgttgaggtgttctTGTGGCAGAAAATTGATGAGTAATGTCTTGTGATTTAAAGAATGAATCAATTCTTGCA is drawn from Erigeron canadensis isolate Cc75 chromosome 9, C_canadensis_v1, whole genome shotgun sequence and contains these coding sequences:
- the LOC122583326 gene encoding uncharacterized mitochondrial protein AtMg00240-like; protein product: METRTKIHADLNGKSFDQKKYRSMIGSLMYLTASRPDIMFSTCMCARYQANPKESHFQAVKQICRYLKGTVNLGLWYPKDTGFQLVAYSDAGRAGCKLDKKSTLGSVQFLGDSLTEFPSTVIPRVPLLYPAIQYNILKQSI